A part of Uloborus diversus isolate 005 chromosome 6, Udiv.v.3.1, whole genome shotgun sequence genomic DNA contains:
- the LOC129225080 gene encoding uncharacterized protein LOC129225080: MARIMFILLLSVLGCVLASPTCTIEEVDKCLGDNEDFKFMVLGETYPEDDEHLTKFCLKAPPLLDCAIDFIERCPNSEISNYLEGVKDQKAVLEKLCDTSLSFRAEYLEHAACMNNKVSAVKGKCADYMNMFANNFKCSTGVHNYQVCIEDSVEECGEKAAEIFRTLYEPKMDINTIVCEGTFKYLKEKGIIS; encoded by the exons tTCTTGGATGTGTACTTGCTTCTCCAACCTGTACTATTGAAGAAGTCGACAAATGCTTAGGTGACAACGAAGACTTTAAGTTTATGGTCCTTGGAGAAACCTACCCGGAAGATGATGAACACTTAACGAAATTTTGCTT AAAAGCTCCTCCACTGCTGGATTGTGCAATTGATTTTATTGAGCGATGTCCAAATTCTGAAATCTCAAACTATCTTGAAGGTGTGAAGGATCAAAAAGCAGTTTTGGAAAAGTTATGTGACACATCTCTCTCATTTAGAGCAG AGTACTTGGAGCACGCTGCTTGTATGAACAACAAAGTCTCAGCGGTTAAGGGTAAATGTGCTGATTACATGAATATGTTTGCGAACAATTTCAA gTGTTCCACAGGGGTCCATAATTACCAGGTCTGTATTGAAGACTCGGTTGAAGAGTGCGGTGAGAAGGCAGCTGAAATTTTCAGAACCTTGTATGAGCCCAAAATGGATATTAACACGATAGTTTGTGAAGGTACATTCAAGTATCTGAAAGAGAAAGGAATCATTTCATAA